TCCAGATTGCTCAACAGGACAGGTGTGTGCGGCGCGCGCCGGGGTACGCTCTCACAGCGCGAAACGGTCGCTAGGCGGGCTTTTGATCGCCAAATCGGCTCGACGCAGAGGGGAGATCGCTATGCAGACTGCCGGATCAGGACCGGATTCGCCTTCGACCGCCATTTTTGCTACGCTAATGGCGACCGCGAGTGGTCATCCGGGAAATCTTGGTTAATTAATATCACTAAACTGAACCTTCCGTCTGAGTCAGTGCACTAGAAGAAGCATTCGAAATGGAGATACAGGCTGAGAAGTGGGTGTGTAAAACAGAAAAACGAGCTCAAGATGGGGGACTCGATCTCAAAATTGCCACCCACTTGTTTGACCATACCTGGAAAGTATCCGCAAATCAGATTGGGGAGAAGCTAAACCTGCGATCCGGTATGAGAATTATGGAAGCTGGCTGCGGATGGGGGCGACTTGTCCACGCGGTAAAGTATTTCCATCCTGATATAGAAATTGACGGTTACGAACTCGTTGCCGAACTGGCAGCTACCGCTAGGCGGCTCCTGGACAGAGAAAACCTGTCAGCAAGCACCAAGATTATCGAAGGAGATCTCTTAGAGATCGAAATTCCGAAAAATTATTATGACGCTCTATACAGTTCTCGCGTAATTCACTATATTCAGGATAAACAGACAGTAGTTACGAAGCTATACGACTGCTTAAAGCCGGGTGGCAAGGCACTCATAATTCTTCCGAATAGTTTGTGTCCGTATCGATGGCTTACATACGAACGTGGGCTCCTATACCCTATCCGTGGGGTTGGGAGAATAATGCGCGAAGTAGGCTTCAAGAATCTTCAATATGGCGGTTTTGGCTTTATCCCGAGGCAAATCAAACGTTTCAACCACCAGTCAGTCATCTGTTCTATTGATCGTGGCTTAGCCCATACCCCCCTTGGACATTTTGCGGGTTTAGCCTATGTCGCCGCCAATAAATAACATCGACGCTGATCTTATGCGAGCGCTAGTCAGTGAATATCTGGACGTGCTCTTGGACGGCACGGGGCAAAAAGCAGAGGTTCGGGAAATCCGGATCAGCCAACGTCTTCATCTTAACGACAAAAGATACCATCATCTCCTGAAG
This is a stretch of genomic DNA from Gammaproteobacteria bacterium. It encodes these proteins:
- a CDS encoding methyltransferase, producing MEIQAEKWVCKTEKRAQDGGLDLKIATHLFDHTWKVSANQIGEKLNLRSGMRIMEAGCGWGRLVHAVKYFHPDIEIDGYELVAELAATARRLLDRENLSASTKIIEGDLLEIEIPKNYYDALYSSRVIHYIQDKQTVVTKLYDCLKPGGKALIILPNSLCPYRWLTYERGLLYPIRGVGRIMREVGFKNLQYGGFGFIPRQIKRFNHQSVICSIDRGLAHTPLGHFAGLAYVAANK